The Dehalococcoidia bacterium genome has a segment encoding these proteins:
- a CDS encoding SRPBCC family protein: MVKYEATIQSKHDLADVFEYLSNFCSVTQWDPNVIEANQIVGSSAEIGSSYEVIAKFGVSKVPLRYEIVKLVASREIELMALAPNFVARDVMKFRENNGGTVVQYQAELNFSGFWKLLSPLMQLIFNRTGDKAAAGLEKCLNVRELVKI; the protein is encoded by the coding sequence ATGGTTAAATACGAAGCGACGATTCAATCGAAGCACGATCTTGCAGATGTCTTTGAATACTTATCAAATTTCTGCAGTGTTACTCAATGGGATCCAAACGTTATTGAAGCCAACCAAATTGTCGGGTCCTCTGCCGAAATAGGATCCTCTTACGAAGTCATTGCGAAATTTGGAGTCAGCAAAGTTCCTTTGCGGTATGAAATTGTAAAACTTGTTGCTTCTCGTGAGATTGAGCTCATGGCTTTAGCACCTAATTTTGTAGCACGTGATGTTATGAAATTTCGGGAAAATAATGGGGGTACTGTTGTCCAATACCAAGCAGAGTTGAATTTTTCTGGTTTTTGGAAATTACTTTCACCTCTAATGCAGCTAATTTTTAATCGGACTGGAGATAAAGCTGCAGCGGGGCTAGAAAAATGCCTGAATGTTCGTGAATTAGTAAAGATATAG
- a CDS encoding TrmH family RNA methyltransferase — MNPITTDDHNLLINALQRDELVFLDGFHSVKHALRFDAQIELIACAYPSKLKDLIRDYAPDLDSQFLGRCKIIKPNIVDKLRKTRSHWTGVYGVAVRPDYKVPDVLKTPGHIVLLENPYNYGNLGACIRIAAATGAAGVMLISGASPWEPAAIRGAAGLQFAIPVVTATLDQLIGSGRPIIALDPEGSLITEYDLPENAIFAFGTEREGLSSNLADLADVALGLPMRHGVSSINLAATVGIVLYTAIMHKK, encoded by the coding sequence ATGAATCCCATAACAACAGACGACCATAATCTGCTAATTAATGCACTTCAACGCGATGAATTAGTATTTTTGGATGGCTTTCACTCTGTAAAACATGCGTTGCGATTTGATGCGCAGATTGAGCTTATCGCTTGTGCATATCCTTCAAAACTCAAGGACCTTATTCGCGATTATGCTCCTGACCTAGATAGTCAATTTTTGGGACGATGCAAAATAATTAAGCCCAATATAGTTGATAAATTAAGAAAAACTCGTTCTCATTGGACGGGTGTTTATGGCGTGGCAGTACGCCCTGATTACAAGGTACCTGATGTATTAAAGACACCTGGCCACATTGTGTTATTGGAAAATCCCTATAACTATGGGAATTTAGGTGCTTGCATACGTATTGCAGCTGCAACTGGAGCTGCTGGAGTAATGTTGATTAGCGGTGCATCTCCTTGGGAACCAGCTGCAATACGCGGGGCAGCTGGCCTCCAATTTGCAATTCCAGTGGTAACCGCGACTTTAGATCAATTGATAGGTTCTGGACGTCCAATTATTGCTTTAGACCCAGAAGGATCTCTTATTACGGAGTATGATTTACCTGAGAATGCAATTTTTGCATTTGGAACCGAACGAGAGGGGCTGAGTAGTAATTTGGCGGATTTAGCTGATGTGGCTTTGGGACTACCAATGAGACATGGAGTAAGTAGTATTAACTTAGCTGCAACTGTCGGGATAGTTTTATACACAGCAATTATGCACAAGAAATAA
- a CDS encoding MFS transporter: MKLSDLSKQERKIIRAWCMYDWANSAFATSAITAILPVYFVFLFQDALGSELLIGGFSFTGSSLWSLGAALSTSIVAVTSPVLGVLGDRMAIRKTLLAIYMTAGSLFTVLAFFSAYTSSPWAWLLGTFFLGNIGFAGSLVFYNSLLPHVSPNDELLDDISSRGYAYGYLGGGLLLLVHLGLNLAFSGSSFADLVTRLSLASVGIWWFLWGLWTIKVVPEPPLLNANKAAPFSSAFKDSFSQLAKTFRELKNFKVMLLYFGAFLLFNDGIQTILAVAGAFAADTLGISLTFNMITILTIQFVAAFGAMLFSRIAKLTSTKKALTVSLVGWSFIVLLGVGIAPLEPSKLEDHDYQFVYVENTNIYKVDVAPDLSDSKLDKEWEQNIEGLIDANTKTLSIDQAHSLHNLVAEKSQYSSMLFQGPLNVLNGASAIGPNHPSTLGSGTLDWWPIALRETVWKPLGIPADFQWLLLGIGVGLVMGGSQALARSLFAQIAPKSRSGEFFSFFGFLNRASYVFGPVLYALVTGILDTRTAVFSILVIIVAGAILLSRVNVEEGIRVAKEEDARMGL; encoded by the coding sequence TTGAAACTATCGGATCTATCGAAGCAAGAACGTAAAATTATTCGCGCGTGGTGCATGTACGACTGGGCAAACTCAGCGTTTGCTACCAGTGCGATTACAGCGATACTACCTGTTTATTTCGTTTTCCTTTTTCAAGATGCTCTCGGATCTGAATTGCTGATAGGCGGATTTTCATTCACCGGAAGTTCTCTTTGGAGCCTAGGGGCCGCGCTATCAACATCAATCGTTGCAGTCACTAGTCCTGTTTTAGGTGTGTTGGGCGATAGAATGGCCATCAGGAAAACCCTATTGGCTATCTATATGACAGCAGGATCGCTTTTCACAGTACTTGCGTTTTTTTCTGCATATACTTCGTCTCCATGGGCTTGGCTACTAGGGACATTTTTCTTAGGTAATATTGGCTTCGCAGGAAGCCTAGTCTTCTACAATTCTTTGCTCCCTCATGTATCCCCAAATGATGAGCTTCTAGATGATATTAGTTCACGGGGATATGCATATGGATATCTAGGAGGAGGTCTTCTTCTTCTCGTACATCTTGGCCTTAATTTAGCCTTCTCAGGTTCCTCATTCGCAGATTTGGTTACTCGGCTATCTCTCGCATCCGTTGGAATATGGTGGTTTCTTTGGGGTCTGTGGACGATTAAAGTTGTTCCTGAGCCGCCACTTTTGAATGCAAATAAAGCTGCTCCATTTAGTTCTGCCTTCAAAGATTCGTTCAGCCAATTAGCAAAAACTTTCAGAGAACTGAAAAATTTTAAAGTTATGCTTCTGTATTTTGGGGCGTTTTTATTATTCAACGATGGAATTCAAACAATCCTAGCAGTAGCCGGTGCATTTGCGGCAGATACCTTAGGCATTTCACTGACCTTCAACATGATTACTATATTAACCATTCAGTTTGTTGCTGCATTTGGAGCAATGCTATTTAGTCGCATAGCCAAATTAACCAGTACCAAAAAGGCTCTTACTGTTTCCCTAGTCGGATGGTCTTTCATAGTTTTATTAGGAGTAGGAATTGCACCTTTGGAGCCAAGTAAGCTAGAGGATCATGACTATCAATTTGTTTATGTAGAAAATACAAATATTTACAAAGTAGATGTAGCTCCTGATCTGAGTGATTCAAAGCTTGATAAAGAATGGGAGCAAAATATTGAAGGCCTCATAGATGCAAATACTAAGACCTTATCGATTGATCAAGCGCACAGCTTGCACAACTTAGTTGCAGAAAAATCGCAATATAGCAGTATGCTTTTCCAAGGACCGCTCAACGTATTAAATGGTGCCAGTGCAATTGGTCCAAATCATCCTTCCACATTAGGGTCAGGGACATTGGACTGGTGGCCAATCGCATTGCGCGAAACTGTATGGAAGCCTTTAGGCATTCCTGCAGACTTTCAATGGTTATTGCTCGGTATCGGCGTAGGCCTTGTTATGGGAGGTAGTCAAGCGCTTGCCAGGAGTTTATTTGCGCAAATTGCTCCTAAATCAAGAAGTGGAGAATTCTTTTCTTTCTTCGGTTTCCTTAATCGCGCTTCATACGTTTTTGGTCCTGTCCTGTACGCATTAGTTACGGGCATACTGGACACCCGTACAGCTGTTTTTTCGATACTAGTAATAATTGTTGCAGGCGCAATTCTTTTAAGTCGTGTAAATGTTGAGGAAGGGATACGCGTTGCTAAAGAAGAAGATGCGAGGATGGGACTCTAA
- a CDS encoding SDR family NAD(P)-dependent oxidoreductase: MTMWHAKKSYWRGKRVWIIGATSGIGLGLAEELSEAGAIVIGSGRSDDALERLRLNGIEPLKLDVSDEEWPDLFPELQDPIDVLIYSAGSWKPIDIPQWDSKQFDYQVRVNFLGLAKAVSIVLPGMMKRNSGAIVGISSASGYTPLPRAEAYGSSKAAVMYFLQSLRIDLVHTKIEVIEVNPGFIDTPLTEKNDFYMPFLGSVADSTKAIITGIEGGSKEIHFPWKLTVPLKIIRLLPESLKRFLIAKITKRRSNG; this comes from the coding sequence ATGACCATGTGGCACGCTAAAAAATCGTATTGGAGAGGTAAAAGAGTTTGGATAATTGGGGCCACTAGTGGCATAGGCTTAGGTCTTGCTGAAGAGCTTTCTGAAGCAGGAGCAATTGTCATTGGTAGTGGAAGATCCGACGATGCATTAGAAAGACTGAGGTTGAATGGAATAGAGCCGCTAAAACTAGATGTGTCAGATGAAGAATGGCCCGATCTTTTTCCAGAGTTACAGGATCCTATAGATGTTCTAATTTATAGTGCAGGTAGTTGGAAGCCGATTGATATACCTCAATGGGATTCAAAGCAATTTGATTACCAAGTAAGGGTCAACTTCCTGGGATTAGCCAAGGCTGTTTCGATTGTTTTACCTGGAATGATGAAGCGGAATAGTGGTGCTATAGTTGGTATTTCAAGCGCTTCTGGTTATACCCCTCTTCCGCGTGCTGAAGCGTATGGATCAAGCAAAGCAGCGGTAATGTATTTTCTGCAATCACTTCGAATTGACCTAGTTCATACGAAGATCGAAGTAATTGAGGTAAACCCAGGGTTTATTGACACTCCACTAACAGAGAAAAACGATTTTTATATGCCGTTTTTAGGTTCGGTAGCTGATTCGACCAAAGCAATTATTACAGGAATTGAAGGAGGATCTAAAGAAATCCATTTTCCATGGAAACTTACAGTGCCTTTAAAAATAATAAGGCTTTTGCCAGAATCCTTGAAGAGATTCCTAATAGCGAAAATTACGAAGAGGAGATCAAATGGTTAA
- a CDS encoding DNA photolyase family protein codes for MNRSTSKAIWWIRRDMRLTDNPALLLAKKKGLVVHPVFVLDPKILNNYPEDNPRLDFMLNSLRSLSNSIESCGGQLSVHYGNPIELLPRILASSGADEVLAQYDPGSYSRSRDAEVAKILPLTMTPGLSITNPDEVLAGSGNSYKIFSPYYRAWMPKALIEITKADESLNIGRFTNSGESSLLGSFPTRLNKNFPASEIEANRRLSLFFSNAESGSMLSNYNSYKDRLDMTATSQMSPYLRFGLISPRLMAKKAIEILRTDASTFTGATSWISELAWRDFYISKTHHFLSSKKIERSDSSEYFPWRYDTEQYEKWCAGQTGIPIIDAIMRQLCSEGWISNRARMVTASFLTKQLLIDWRWGSDWFMKKLIDGDPFANSGGWQWVAGVGVGSAPYFRIFNPVLQAKKYDPHGEYVRRWVPELASIQSQNIHEPWLLNEQNRKNSDSENYPSPIVDLNAARDRALSVYKTTRGNNR; via the coding sequence ATGAATAGATCTACCTCTAAAGCAATTTGGTGGATCCGGCGTGATATGAGATTGACTGACAATCCAGCGTTGCTACTTGCAAAGAAAAAAGGATTAGTTGTTCATCCTGTTTTCGTGCTCGATCCAAAAATACTTAATAATTATCCTGAAGATAACCCCAGATTAGATTTTATGCTTAATTCATTACGCTCATTGAGCAATAGTATTGAGAGCTGCGGAGGTCAATTATCCGTACATTACGGGAACCCCATTGAGCTTTTACCTAGAATTTTAGCTAGCTCAGGAGCGGATGAAGTACTTGCTCAATACGATCCAGGCTCTTACTCAAGATCACGAGATGCTGAAGTTGCGAAAATACTCCCACTAACTATGACTCCTGGATTGTCTATCACTAACCCTGATGAAGTACTAGCTGGGAGTGGTAACTCTTACAAAATATTTTCTCCATACTATCGTGCATGGATGCCCAAAGCACTGATTGAAATCACTAAGGCTGACGAATCATTGAATATAGGAAGATTTACAAATTCTGGTGAGAGTTCACTGCTTGGTAGCTTTCCAACTCGATTGAACAAAAATTTTCCTGCGTCTGAAATAGAAGCGAATCGACGACTTTCGTTATTTTTTTCCAATGCTGAATCGGGTTCGATGTTATCTAATTACAATTCATATAAAGATAGATTAGATATGACTGCGACTTCTCAAATGTCCCCTTATTTGAGATTTGGTCTAATTTCTCCAAGGCTAATGGCGAAAAAGGCTATTGAAATTCTGCGTACAGATGCCAGTACTTTTACAGGTGCCACTTCGTGGATTTCTGAATTAGCTTGGCGAGATTTTTATATTAGCAAAACCCATCACTTTCTTAGTTCAAAAAAAATAGAAAGATCAGATTCGTCAGAATATTTTCCGTGGAGATACGATACTGAACAGTATGAAAAGTGGTGCGCCGGCCAGACGGGAATACCAATTATTGATGCAATTATGCGCCAATTGTGCAGCGAGGGCTGGATTTCTAATAGGGCAAGAATGGTAACTGCGTCATTCCTCACCAAGCAATTACTTATCGATTGGCGCTGGGGATCCGATTGGTTTATGAAAAAATTAATTGATGGAGATCCTTTTGCAAATTCAGGAGGGTGGCAATGGGTTGCTGGAGTAGGCGTTGGCTCTGCTCCTTATTTCAGAATTTTCAATCCGGTACTTCAGGCGAAGAAATACGATCCCCATGGAGAATACGTGAGACGTTGGGTGCCTGAGCTTGCATCTATCCAATCTCAAAATATTCATGAACCCTGGTTGCTTAATGAACAAAATAGAAAAAATTCTGACTCAGAGAACTACCCTTCTCCAATTGTAGATTTAAATGCAGCCCGCGATCGAGCGCTATCGGTATACAAAACTACTAGAGGAAACAATCGATGA
- a CDS encoding DCC1-like thiol-disulfide oxidoreductase family protein, whose amino-acid sequence MGFSKSKVIYDDDCRICSNFKDWLESRDEHGQLEFEGSGENARFSNGLGFIDTGGKEIVGTRAVLIAIGQTKGLIGLSARIMSVWPLYLCLIPFYRLFAANRKKINTFFSNKNE is encoded by the coding sequence ATGGGATTTAGTAAATCTAAAGTAATTTACGACGACGATTGCCGTATATGCAGTAATTTCAAAGATTGGCTTGAATCAAGAGATGAGCATGGGCAATTGGAGTTTGAAGGATCGGGCGAAAACGCCAGATTCTCTAATGGACTTGGGTTTATAGACACAGGAGGGAAAGAAATTGTAGGCACTAGGGCTGTGCTCATTGCAATAGGGCAAACTAAAGGCTTGATTGGATTGAGTGCACGTATTATGTCAGTGTGGCCTTTATATTTGTGCTTGATACCTTTTTACCGCTTGTTTGCAGCGAACCGAAAAAAAATCAATACATTTTTTAGTAATAAGAATGAATAG
- a CDS encoding Ldh family oxidoreductase: MPIVGHKRLLEITDKLLQCAGASSDESEIIARHVIGANLAGHDSHGIIQIPTYIDRVKRGHIIPGAPFDIVQETPSTTVADGHWGFGYVVSEHVMRMTIEKAKTQGAAAATVYRQSHVGRVADYPLMAAKEGLIGLMTADSGRTAKAVAPFGGREPRLGTNPICVAVPSNLDGPLFIDMATSAVAAGKVELAKARGVDIPEGWVVDSEGNPATDPSVLREKGGALLPLGGSEGYKGYGLSVIVEILSGILTGLGFGHDPRGFHNDGCFMAVFNVSAFRPIEEFKQQVTDLAGYLKASKMAAGFEEILYPGEIEHRNTQKRLQDGIFVEDSTWGKLVDLSVEYDVSELLEL; encoded by the coding sequence ATGCCTATTGTGGGACACAAGCGTCTCTTAGAGATTACAGATAAATTATTGCAATGCGCAGGAGCAAGCTCAGATGAATCTGAAATTATTGCACGGCATGTTATTGGTGCTAACTTAGCAGGCCACGACTCGCATGGGATTATTCAAATACCTACTTACATAGATAGGGTAAAGCGCGGTCATATTATCCCAGGGGCTCCTTTTGATATTGTCCAAGAAACTCCCTCTACCACTGTTGCGGATGGTCACTGGGGCTTCGGTTATGTAGTCTCCGAACATGTTATGCGAATGACTATAGAAAAGGCGAAGACACAAGGGGCTGCTGCTGCAACAGTGTACAGGCAAAGTCATGTTGGTAGAGTAGCTGATTATCCCTTAATGGCCGCTAAGGAGGGGCTAATTGGACTAATGACTGCGGATTCTGGGAGAACTGCCAAAGCCGTCGCACCTTTTGGTGGAAGAGAACCCAGATTGGGTACAAATCCTATATGTGTGGCAGTGCCCAGTAATTTAGATGGTCCGTTATTTATCGATATGGCAACAAGCGCAGTTGCTGCGGGGAAGGTAGAGCTTGCAAAAGCACGAGGAGTTGATATACCTGAAGGTTGGGTAGTAGATAGTGAAGGAAACCCTGCTACAGATCCATCGGTGTTGCGAGAAAAAGGTGGCGCACTCCTGCCTTTAGGCGGGTCTGAGGGTTATAAAGGATACGGTTTATCCGTAATTGTAGAGATTTTGTCAGGAATATTGACTGGTCTTGGGTTCGGTCATGACCCGCGAGGTTTTCATAACGATGGGTGTTTTATGGCGGTTTTCAATGTATCTGCGTTCAGGCCTATTGAGGAATTCAAGCAACAAGTGACCGATCTCGCAGGTTATTTGAAAGCTTCAAAAATGGCTGCTGGCTTTGAAGAGATCTTATACCCGGGTGAAATAGAGCATCGTAATACTCAAAAAAGATTACAGGATGGAATATTTGTTGAGGATTCAACGTGGGGGAAATTAGTTGATTTATCAGTTGAATATGACGTTAGTGAATTACTAGAACTGTAG
- a CDS encoding AEC family transporter yields the protein MLNVFFTVVLPIFLVASSGALLQRLRPGVLGMLGPAALYLLSPALVLDGLLETNLSADVSLKIIAATVSAVISMAAVSWLVSKLLKHDRPTQSAFLLTGTFANAGNMGLPIAYLAFGEEGLAVAILIFVAQGSLSWPLGIYLAARGRTKGWQPLIKAIKVPTLYAVPLALIIRAFGWDLPQTFDTTISLMADATIPAMLLVLGYQLAQGIQLDKALSLGSALFTRLVLGAIISIGLAELFGLDGTARNTVVVVSAMPTAVFTTILATEFQAMPRFVASAVVTSTLASLITLTVLIDLLQKYG from the coding sequence TTGCTAAACGTATTCTTCACAGTTGTACTGCCCATATTCTTGGTCGCAAGCTCAGGTGCTCTATTGCAGCGCCTCCGGCCAGGTGTATTAGGAATGCTGGGTCCAGCTGCGCTATACCTACTCAGTCCTGCACTAGTATTGGATGGGCTTCTAGAAACAAATCTGTCAGCTGATGTCTCTCTCAAAATAATTGCAGCCACTGTTAGTGCAGTCATTTCAATGGCCGCAGTTTCATGGCTTGTATCCAAACTTCTCAAGCATGACAGGCCAACTCAGAGTGCATTCCTGCTAACGGGGACGTTTGCAAATGCCGGGAACATGGGATTACCAATTGCATATCTTGCGTTTGGTGAAGAAGGCCTAGCCGTAGCAATTTTAATTTTTGTGGCACAGGGGTCTTTAAGCTGGCCTTTAGGTATATACCTAGCTGCTAGAGGACGCACGAAAGGTTGGCAACCATTGATTAAGGCAATCAAGGTTCCTACTCTCTATGCAGTACCGCTAGCCCTAATAATTAGGGCTTTTGGGTGGGATTTACCTCAAACATTTGATACCACTATCAGCTTAATGGCCGACGCGACGATTCCTGCAATGCTACTTGTATTAGGCTACCAACTTGCTCAAGGCATACAGCTGGACAAAGCACTCAGCCTAGGCAGTGCACTTTTTACAAGGCTAGTGCTAGGAGCCATTATTAGCATAGGTCTTGCTGAATTGTTTGGTCTCGACGGTACCGCACGTAATACTGTAGTAGTGGTATCTGCAATGCCTACAGCAGTATTCACCACAATTCTTGCTACAGAATTCCAAGCCATGCCAAGGTTCGTCGCAAGTGCAGTCGTAACCAGCACGCTAGCCAGTCTTATAACCCTTACAGTATTAATTGATTTATTACAGAAGTACGGCTAG
- a CDS encoding ammonium transporter — MDSGSIAWLLTASALVLLMTPGLAFFYGGLVRSQNVLSTIMLSFMSMAVVSVVWVLWGYSVAFGEGNAWVGDLSLLGLSGIEPGEDMLFAIFQMMFAIITPALITGAVVERFKFTTYLVFLVAWITLVYAPICHWVWAEKGWLFELGALDFAGGTVVHINAAVAAVAAALLIGKRRNPGLEPGNVPYVVIGAALLWFGWFGFNAGSGLAADGVAINAFLVTNTAAASAALTWGLLSQFQHNRMSAAGVATGAVGGLVAITPAAGAVGVMGALGIGIGAGLLCYGAVLLRPRLGIDDSLDVFAVHGIGGIWGAIATGIFTVEAFAGVKGVIEGDFAQLGIQLTGVGATLVYSFVASLIILKILDVIPGLGLRVSAREEDQGLDVSAHGERAYVHDGAD, encoded by the coding sequence ATGGATAGTGGTTCAATAGCTTGGTTATTAACAGCCTCAGCTTTAGTGTTACTGATGACTCCAGGATTAGCCTTTTTTTATGGGGGTTTGGTCCGAAGTCAAAATGTCCTTAGCACGATCATGCTGAGCTTTATGAGTATGGCAGTAGTTAGTGTTGTATGGGTACTATGGGGATACAGCGTAGCTTTTGGTGAAGGCAATGCCTGGGTTGGAGATCTTAGCCTTTTAGGTCTTAGCGGGATTGAACCAGGTGAAGATATGTTGTTCGCAATATTCCAAATGATGTTTGCGATTATAACTCCAGCACTTATAACTGGTGCGGTTGTGGAGAGGTTCAAGTTCACCACATACCTAGTGTTCTTAGTTGCTTGGATAACATTGGTCTATGCACCTATCTGCCATTGGGTATGGGCTGAAAAGGGATGGCTATTCGAATTAGGTGCATTGGATTTTGCCGGTGGGACAGTGGTTCATATAAATGCGGCAGTAGCTGCGGTAGCGGCGGCTCTTCTGATTGGTAAACGAAGAAATCCAGGACTTGAACCTGGGAATGTACCTTACGTTGTTATTGGTGCGGCGCTTCTGTGGTTTGGGTGGTTTGGGTTCAATGCGGGGTCAGGATTGGCGGCTGACGGTGTGGCGATCAACGCATTTTTAGTTACTAATACAGCTGCAGCTTCGGCTGCGCTTACTTGGGGATTACTTTCACAATTTCAGCATAATCGAATGAGCGCTGCGGGTGTAGCAACAGGTGCAGTTGGAGGATTGGTAGCGATTACTCCTGCTGCTGGTGCAGTTGGTGTTATGGGCGCTTTGGGTATTGGTATTGGTGCTGGATTATTGTGCTACGGTGCGGTTTTACTCCGCCCTAGATTAGGTATAGACGATTCACTGGACGTCTTTGCTGTTCACGGAATTGGTGGTATTTGGGGTGCCATTGCTACTGGGATTTTCACCGTGGAGGCTTTTGCAGGGGTAAAAGGAGTGATTGAGGGTGATTTTGCCCAACTTGGCATTCAATTAACTGGTGTAGGAGCTACGCTGGTTTACTCATTTGTAGCAAGCTTGATCATTCTTAAAATATTGGATGTTATTCCTGGGTTAGGTTTACGAGTTTCAGCAAGAGAAGAGGATCAGGGACTAGACGTTTCTGCTCATGGTGAAAGAGCATATGTCCATGACGGTGCTGACTAA
- a CDS encoding SDR family oxidoreductase, with amino-acid sequence MTGVTGYIGSNLVPQLLDDGHDVSVLVRDPQQLEFFEWVSKIKIFVGDARNKDAVDAALNEVEVAYYLIHSMRGSSNSFHHDDIKAAESFGQSAASNSVCIIFLGALGNPDSLLTSHLKSRHATGKALAKFSADVIELRAGPVVGAGSLPFEMVRYLTERVPIMICPRWVFTQVQPIGLGDALEYLVSSLNISQQGHQVIEIGGSEVLSYGEMMTGYAKERGLKRAMIRVPVLTPRLSSYWVHWVTPLKASFARPLVEGLRSEVVLRSKDSQQIFPRINPLGYRDSVRIALQDLNPDKLNYNPLARSKFSKSVQRGMIVETRKVEVNATVEEIFQAFCSLGGSSGWYLNWGWRLRGFIDRIFGGIGLRKGRPDGMLSVGDAVDFWRVQSIERNSRLLLRAEMKVPGNAWLEFRVIANGETNTLVQQSYFAPKGSFGIIYWYALLPIHRIVFDGLAKRVAYLASRKHRSLT; translated from the coding sequence GTGACGGGTGTGACTGGTTATATTGGGAGCAACTTAGTACCTCAATTATTAGACGATGGACATGATGTTTCAGTACTGGTTCGTGATCCCCAACAATTGGAATTTTTTGAATGGGTATCAAAAATAAAAATATTTGTGGGGGACGCTCGCAATAAAGATGCTGTAGACGCTGCTCTTAATGAGGTGGAAGTCGCATATTATTTGATTCATAGTATGCGTGGTTCAAGCAATTCTTTTCATCACGACGACATAAAGGCAGCGGAGTCTTTTGGCCAGTCGGCCGCGTCCAATTCAGTTTGTATAATTTTCCTAGGCGCATTGGGAAATCCCGATTCCCTTCTCACATCACACTTGAAATCTCGCCATGCAACAGGGAAGGCTTTAGCGAAATTTAGCGCTGATGTCATAGAATTGAGGGCAGGTCCTGTAGTAGGAGCTGGTAGCTTGCCATTCGAGATGGTGCGTTACCTGACTGAAAGAGTGCCAATAATGATTTGCCCGAGATGGGTGTTCACACAAGTTCAACCAATTGGCTTAGGCGACGCATTGGAATATTTAGTTAGTAGTTTGAATATTTCGCAACAAGGCCATCAAGTAATTGAAATAGGAGGATCAGAGGTACTTAGCTACGGAGAAATGATGACAGGTTATGCGAAAGAACGGGGATTGAAACGTGCGATGATTCGAGTCCCTGTTTTAACACCTAGGCTATCGTCGTATTGGGTACACTGGGTCACTCCATTGAAAGCCAGCTTTGCTCGACCTCTAGTCGAAGGTTTAAGAAGTGAAGTAGTTTTAAGAAGTAAGGACAGCCAACAGATTTTCCCCAGAATTAACCCGTTAGGGTACCGAGATTCGGTTCGAATTGCTTTGCAAGATTTAAACCCCGATAAACTCAATTACAATCCATTAGCGCGATCCAAATTTAGCAAATCTGTTCAGCGAGGCATGATTGTTGAAACACGAAAAGTAGAAGTGAATGCTACTGTAGAGGAAATTTTTCAAGCATTCTGCTCTTTAGGCGGTTCTAGCGGTTGGTACCTTAATTGGGGCTGGAGATTAAGAGGATTTATAGACCGTATATTCGGTGGTATAGGATTGCGCAAAGGTCGGCCGGATGGAATGCTTTCAGTTGGTGATGCAGTAGATTTTTGGCGTGTACAAAGTATTGAAAGAAATTCACGGCTTTTGCTCCGGGCAGAAATGAAAGTACCTGGTAACGCATGGTTGGAATTCAGAGTGATCGCAAACGGCGAAACTAATACTCTTGTACAGCAGTCTTATTTTGCTCCCAAGGGATCCTTTGGAATTATTTACTGGTATGCCCTTTTGCCAATCCACAGGATTGTCTTTGATGGATTGGCAAAGAGAGTTGCTTACTTAGCTTCTCGAAAGCACCGATCGCTCACTTAA